In Gemmatimonadota bacterium, the genomic stretch CGCTTCCCCTATTACATGAACACGTACGGTCTGCACACCATTCACGGTCGTGCGGCAACCGTGGCGACTGGCCTCAAAGTGGCCAATCCCGACCTGCATGTGTGGGTAATCACCGGCGATGGCGACAGCCTATCCATAGGTGGCAATCACCTGTTGCATGTGCTGCGTCGCAACGTCGATCTCAACATCATACTCTTCAACAATGCGATCTACGGCCTCACCAAAGGACAATACTCACCTACATCGCCGCCGGGCACGCGCACCTATTCGTCGCCCATGGGCTCTGTGGAACAGGACTTCAATGCCATCTCCGTTGCCCTGGCAGCCGAAGCCACCTTTGTCGCCCGCAGTGTTGACCGCAACACCAAGCACATGGCCGAGATTCTCAAACGCGCCACCGAACACCGCGGCACATCCTTTGTCGAAATTTACCAGAACTGCAACATCTACAACGACGGTGCCTGGTTTTTTGCAACTGAGGCAGATGTCAAAGACGATCAGACCGTCATTCTGGAACACGGCCAACCCATCATTTTTGGCAAAGACCGCGACAAGGGCATCCGCGTCAATGGACTCGCACCCGAAGTCGTAACCCTGGGCAATGGCGTATCGGAAAGCGACTTGCTCACACACGACGAAACCCTGGACAATCCAGCCCATGCGTATTTGCTCAGCCGCCTCACACATCCGGAATATCCCGTACCATTCGGCGTATTTCGCTGTGTAGAACGTCCAATTTACGAAGAGCAAATCATCGCACAGGGCCGCCAGGCGGTTGAAGAACGCGGTGCAGGCGACCTCAATGCACTGTATCACGCGACAGACACCTGGATTGTTCCCGAAGGTCCCGACGCCGAAACCGTGCAAGAAGTCCACGAAGAATTGCCCACATCGAATATCATTCCCGATATCGAACAAGAAGACCCCATGGCACCGCGCACCGCGCTTCAGCAACTGCTCTACGACCCCATCTCATCGCTCGACCTGCCAGCACCCGAATGCGTATCCGCCGAGACCTCGGTAGCCGATGCCGTCGAGACCATGCGCAGCAAAAATCTGGGATGTTTGCTGGTCGTTGACAAACAGGGCTTGTTGCGCGGCATATTCGCACAGGGCGATCTCTTTGAAAAAGTTGCCGGGCGCGATATAGATCTGACAAAAATAACGGTCGATAGCCTGATGACCAAAGACCCCACCGCATTGAAAACATCTGATCCCATCGGTCACCTCCTGCACCTGATGTCTCTGCACGGCTTCCGCCACATACCCATTGTAGATCCCGATGGGCGTCCCGTGGGCCTGGCATCCTTCAAAGTCATGCTCAAGTTCACCGGCGGCCTCTTCTCAGACGACATATCGCCCAACTAACGATAGCGTCCATATATTTCTGTAAAAAGTAAAAAAATCACCGTAGCTCCGAGAAAAATCTTAAGATAGGGGTGAGAAGTAATATAAACCCTAACCCTGGAGGCTACGATGACCCACCCCAAAGAGATTAAAATTACTGCGCCAGAGCAATTTGCACTTTTGAATGACCCTGATTTTCTTAATCAGGCCGTGACCCGCTTCCTCTAGCAGTTTATGGAAAATGTGGAGATCAGGTCTCCTCTCCCCGATGCAGGGAGGGATCCAATATATAAACAAGAATAAATATCATGCACAAATATCTATTGTCCACCCCGATGATTCTGCTTTTGCTCATTGGGTCCGCCTCTGCACAAACGGTTAATTTTTCTCTACGG encodes the following:
- a CDS encoding CBS domain-containing protein; amino-acid sequence: MADAIETLTRKDFVSDQEVRWCPGCGDYAILAQMQRVLPEMGIAREDMVFISGIGCSSRFPYYMNTYGLHTIHGRAATVATGLKVANPDLHVWVITGDGDSLSIGGNHLLHVLRRNVDLNIILFNNAIYGLTKGQYSPTSPPGTRTYSSPMGSVEQDFNAISVALAAEATFVARSVDRNTKHMAEILKRATEHRGTSFVEIYQNCNIYNDGAWFFATEADVKDDQTVILEHGQPIIFGKDRDKGIRVNGLAPEVVTLGNGVSESDLLTHDETLDNPAHAYLLSRLTHPEYPVPFGVFRCVERPIYEEQIIAQGRQAVEERGAGDLNALYHATDTWIVPEGPDAETVQEVHEELPTSNIIPDIEQEDPMAPRTALQQLLYDPISSLDLPAPECVSAETSVADAVETMRSKNLGCLLVVDKQGLLRGIFAQGDLFEKVAGRDIDLTKITVDSLMTKDPTALKTSDPIGHLLHLMSLHGFRHIPIVDPDGRPVGLASFKVMLKFTGGLFSDDISPN